In a single window of the Zonotrichia albicollis isolate bZonAlb1 chromosome 23, bZonAlb1.hap1, whole genome shotgun sequence genome:
- the LRRC3C gene encoding leucine-rich repeat-containing protein 3C, with product MTAAQGVLLRPITMGLLLQSLFLLLLLLGSCLHPAAAFPKGCYPSEEEGLKTFRCSNAQLTEVPRDIPNDTNKLYLDFNQIPFLPRDAFRDLPLLLELDLSHNAIARIETGAFQGLAEHLHSLDLSSNRLVSVSKDAFSNLKAKVNLSNNPWLCDCRLQELIRAVELAAESSGGIVCDSSTQEEHVGKAFLQVIADTDLCNVYKKTTDIAMLVTMFGWFAMVISYLVYYVRQNQEDARRHLEYLKSLPSKQRRSEESSTISTVV from the coding sequence ATGACTGCAGCACAGGGGGTTCTCCTCCGCCCCATCACCATGGgactgctcctgcagagcctcttcctcctcctcctcctcctgggctcCTGCCTGCACCCAGCCGCTGCCTTCCCCAAGGGCTGTTACCCCTCAGAAGAGGAGGGGTTGAAGACCTTTCGCTGCAGCAACGCTCAGCTGACCGAGGTCCCCAGGGACATCCCCAACGACACCAACAAACTCTACCTGGACTTCAACCAAATCCCCTTCCTGCCTCGCGATGCCTTCCGGGACCTGCcgctcctgctggagctggatctGTCCCACAATGCCATCGCCAGGATTGAAACTGGGGCTTTCCAGGGCCTGGCAGAGCACCTGCACTCCTTGGACTTGTCTTCCAACAGGCTGGTGTCGGTCAGCAAAGACGCCTTTAGCAACCTGAAAGCCAAGGTGAACCTGTCCAACAACCCCTGGCTGTGTGACTGCCggctgcaggagctgatccGTGCCGTGGAACTGGCGGCTGAATCCTCGGGGGGCATCGTGTGCGACTCCTCCACGCAGGAGGAGCACGTGGGCAAAGCTTTCCTGCAGGTCATTGCTGACACAGATCTCTGCAACGTGTACAAGAAGACCACGGACATCGCCATGCTGGTCACCATGTTCGGCTGGTTCGCCATGGTGATTTCCTACCTGGTTTATTATGTCAGGCAGAACCAGGAGGACGCCCGGCGACACTTGGAGTATCTCAAGTCACTGCCCAGCAAACAGCGGCGGTCAGAGGAGTCATCCACCATCAGCACTGTGGTGTGA